The window GGTCATCTTGAGGGCGCTGAACAGCCGGAACGGCACAATGAGCAGCAGCCGCGGCCCGCGGCCGTGCTTGCGGAAGTAGCGCCCGCCGCTTTCGGCCATGTAGTAGCGCTCCATCGGGCTATCCCGGCCGCCACTGCTGGCGCTGACGTCGTGGCGCACGTGGGCGTCGGGCCGCAGCCGGATGCGCCAGCCGACGGCCCGCGCCCGGCGGCAGTAGTCCATGTCCTCATAATAGAGGAAGAACGCCTCGTCCAGCAGGCCCACGCCGGCGATCACCTCGCGGCGGATAAGGATGGCGCAGAACGGGGCAAAGTCCACGTCGCGCGGCGCGGCCCATTGCCCGGCGTCGATCTGCCCCTGCCCGCCGTCCTTCAGGTCGAGGAAAACGTTGAGATTCGCGCCCACCGTCCAGATGCGGTTCGGCTCGGCGGCATAGTAGATTTTGGCCGTCGCTAAGCCCACATCCGGCATTGTTTCCAGTTCAGCGACCAGGTGCGTCACCACATCCGGCGCGACTAGCGTGTCATTATTCAGTAGCAGGAAGTAGCGGCCGTCGCCGGCCATTGCCCGGCGCAACCCGGCATTGTAGCCCCCGGCAAAGCCCAAATTAGTCGGCAGCCGTAACATCTCGACAGTCGGGAAGCGGGCGGCGATGGCCTCGGCAAGCGGCGGTTCGCTGCCGTTATCGACCAGCAGCACGCGGACGGCGGGGTAATCGAGCGCGGCAACCGTGGTCAGACAGGCCAGCGTCTTCTCCAGTTGATTCCAGGCGACGATGATGACGGTAACAGGTGGGGAAGAGGAAACCACAGATTTCACAGATTTTGAAGAGATATCATCCGCAGATTTCGCAGATTAAGCAGATTTTAAGATATTTTCTTAATCTGCGTAATCTGCGAAATCTGCGGATAAAACCTCTTCATAGACATTCATTGGGTGGCGAAACCGCTGTCGATGGCCCGCGCCGCGCCGAGGCAGTAGATGATCTTGGTGGCATAGACGACGGGCAGGCTGGGCCAGTGGGGCCACAGGGGCCGCTTGGCGTAGACGCCGGCCGTGACCCGCGCGGCGATGAGCGGCGACAGCAGCCGCCACCACCACGCCCGGCGCGCCCCGCCCGGCGTGCCGAACTCCGTCGGGTAGCGCAGCCGCACGCGCACGGCGTTGTGGCCCAGGTTGCGCCAGTGGCGGACGACGTCGCGCGGGGTCGTCCGCGCCGGGGCGTGGGCCACCACCGCCGCCGGGTCGAACCACAGCCGCCGGCCGCCGCGCCGGATGCGGATGGTCCAGTCGGCATCCTCGGCCGCCGCGCCGGGAAATGATTCATCCATCCCACCGACACTCTCGAACACCTCACGCCGCAGACTCAGGTTGAGCGTGGGCAGCAACAGGCGCGGGCCGGGCGGCAGGCCGGGCACGAACTCGTGGAACATGGACACGTTGTCGCTCTGCGCCCAATAGTTGCTGCCGCGCAATTCGACCGCCCCGCCGACGACCGTTTCCCCGGCGGCGTGGCGCGCGCGGTGGCGGGCCAGCCAGTCGGGCCGGGGGACGCAATCGGCGTCGAGCAACAGCAGCAGCTCGCCCGTGGCCGCGGCCATGCCCAGGTTGCGCGCCCGCGCGGCGCAGACCGGCGCGCCGGTGTCGATGAAGCGCACGGTGGGGAAGGCGGCCAATGTCCCGGCCTCGTCGCGGCCGACGACGATGATCTCGTCCGGCGTGTCGGTCTGCGCGGCCAGGGCGGCCAACGCCCGCGCCAGCGTCGGCGCGTTAAGGCTGGGGATGATGATGGCGACGTTCATGGCTAGGGCGTCACCCGGTAAATCCGAATCTCCAACCGGCCCGAATCGAACCGTTGGATGAGGGGGAAGCGGTCAAAGAGGGCGTTGTAGAGGGCGACCTCGTCCGGGTGTTCCTGGGGGGCCATGAAGTAACGGCCGTATAACCCGCTGCTGGCGATCAGATAGTCGAAGCCCTCATCGACGTACCACTGCGGCGGATTCTCGATCAGTTCGTGGACGGCGGTCACGTCATAGCGGGCCGGATCGACGTAGGGGGCGTAGGATTCGAGGGCGATGCGCGCCCCCGCTGGCGCGTGGTCGGCCAGCCATAGGGCCGCCTCGGCGCGCACCTGTGGCGCATGGAGGTCGCCGACAAAGGCGGCCACCTGTCGCGCCGGCCAGGCCACGAGTATGAGCAGCGCCAGCCCCCAGGCGACGGCCGCCCAACGCCGCGCGTTGGGCGACAGTTTTCGCGTCGCCGCCCAGGTATCCAGCAGCAGCCAGGCCGCCAGCAGAAAGAGGAACGGCAGCAGCGGCAGGATGGTGCGGTCGTTGCGCACGGTGAAGCGGGTGATGAACAGGAAATAGGTCAGCGGGAAGGCGCTCAGCAGCAGGATCGGCCGCGAACGGGCCAGCAGGCCACGGCCGATCTGGACGAGGGCCAGCACGACCAGCGGCCCGGTCGTGGCCCACAGGAAGCTCGCGTACCAGCCGGCGGGCGCGCCTTCCATGCCGGTGTGGCCGGTCGCGTAGTGCTGGGCCTCGAAGCGCATCCCCTCGAGGAAGGCGGGGTAGTCGAGCAGGGCGTAAGGCGTCGTCGCGGCGAAAGCCAGGACACTGAGCACGCCGGCCAGATAGAGCCGGTAGTCGCGCCAACCGGCCCAGCCGACGCGCAGGAAATGGGCCGCCGGTACGACGACGGCGACCAGCGCGCCGTTGTATTTGGCCGATGCCGTCAGACCGACGGCGATGCCCGCGGCCACGTAAGCCCACGTCCGCCCACCCTGAAAGACGTGGACGGCCATGAGCAAGGTCAGCAGGGCGAAGAAGGTGACGAAGGCGTCGGGGGTGACGATGCGGCTGTGGTAGACGTGGGTGGGCGAGAGGGCCAGCAAGAGCGCCGCCGTCAGCCCAACCGCGCGCCGCCCGGTCAGACGGCGGCCGATGAGATAGACCAGCAACACCGCGCCGACGCCGGCAGCGACCGTCACGCCGCGACTCAGCAGCACGGCTGTGGGCATCGGCGCGTAGTTGGTCCCCATGACCAGCGATGTGGGCAGCAGGATGTCGGTCCGCGCGGCGAAGACGCCCAGCGCCCGGCCCAGAGCGTAGTAGGGTGCGTGGGCCAGGGCGTTCAGGTAGAACGTCAGGCTGGGATAGGCGAAGAAGTGGGGGTTGAGATCGCCCGTCTTGAAGATGGTCTGGCCGATGGCGACGTAGCTTGGTTCATCGGGGTGGTGCATGTAGGGCAGGTCGTGGCCCAGCAGCCACACCCGCAGCAGCAGCGCCAGCGCCAGGACGCCGCCCAGCAGTGCGGTCGAGATGACCCGCGACGACGCCAGTGGAACCCGCCGCCCGCGTTCGCCGCTCACCGCCCGCGGCGGGTTCGGGTTTGTTTCCAACGTGTCCATTATCTTAGAGCGCCCGGCACAGCAGCCCCTTCAGATAGGCCGACTCCGGGAAGGACAGCAGCACCGGGTGGTCGGCCGCCTGGCCCAGATGCTGGACGATCTGCGCGTCGCGCCCGGCATCGACCGCCGCGCCGAAGACGATCTTCTGGAACAGGTCGGCGCTGACCAGCCCGGAGCAGGAGAAGGTCGCCAGTACGCCCTCGGGTCGCAACAGGCGCAATGCCAGCCAGTTCAAATCCTTGTAGCCGCGGGCGGCGCGGTCGACCTGACCCTGGGTGTGGGCGAATTTGGGCGGGTCGAGGATGACGGCGTCGAACTGGCGGCCCGTCTCGCGGAAGTAGCGCAAGACTTCGAAGGCGTCGCCGGCGATGTATTCGTCTTCCGGCCGGGCCAGATTGTTGAGGGCCATGTGGCGCTCGGCCATCTCCAGCGCCGGGGCCGAGCTATCGATCTGGACGACCGAGCGCGCCCCGGCCGCGGCGGCATAGACGCCGAACGCGCCGGTGTAGGCGAAGACGTTGAGCACGTCGCGCCCGGCCATCAATGCCGGTTGCCCGACGATGGCCCGGTTGTCGCGCTGATCAAGGTAGAAGCCGGTCTTGTGGCCGTGGTGGACATCGACCAGGAAGGCGAAGCCGTTCTCGCGGATGGTGATCTCCGGCGGGACTTCTCCGTAGCGCAGTTCGACCAGCGGCCGTAGCCCCTCCTTGCCGCGCACGTCCACGTCCGACCGCTCCAGAATGCCCGCCGGTTGCAGCAATTCGACCAGCAGGCGGGTGATCATTTCCTTGCGCCGGTCGATGCCCAGCGTCAGGCATTGCATGACGAGATAGTCGCCGTAGCGGTCGACCACGAGGCCGGGCAGGCGGTCGGCTTCGGCGTTGACGAGGCGAAGAGCTGTGGTCAGTGGTCGGTGGTCAGTGGTCAGTAACTCGTTCGCCCCTGCTCCCCTGCTCCCCTGCTCCCCTGCGCTTGCCCGTCCCATAATCGCCTGCCGCAGCCGGCCGCGCCAGAAGTCATCATCGATTGGCTCATCCGGATTCCAGGAGAGGATACGGGCCTGAATCTGCGATTGGGCATTGTAATAGGCCGTCGCCAGCCGCTGGCCGCGGTGGTCGGCGACGGTCACCAGATCGCCGGGCGCGGGTTGGCCCGTCAGCCGGGCGATGGCCCCGGAGAAAATCCACGGATGGCGCTGGCGGACGGGTTTGTCGCGGCCTTCCTTTAAGGTTAGGGTGATGGTTGGCGATTCCATAGTAGTGAGTGAGTCGCTGTCGCTATCGCAATCGTGATCGCTTATCGTTCTTCAGCGGTCGGTAGTCAGTATCCAGTATTAAGTGGCAAGTGACAAATGGCAAGTGGCGAGTGCCGGTCAATCACCCCTGCTCCCCTGCCCCCCTGCTCCCCTGCGCCTCGGCCTCGCCGAACAGTTGCGAGATCAGGATACCGGCCAACATCAACACGCAGCCCAGGAAGGCACGGCTGGTCAATTGCTCACCCAGCAGCAGCCAACCGGCGAAAACGGCAAAGACGGCTTCCAGGCTGAGCAGGATGGCCGCGTCGGCCGGGCGTGCGTTGCCCAGGGCCACGACCTGCAAGGTATAGCCGAGGCCCACGGACAGGATGCCGGAGTAGAGAATAGGGATCAATGCGGCCCGGAAGTCGGCGATGGCGCTGGTCTCGAAGAGCAGCGCGGCCACGGCGCTGAGAGCGGCGCAGACCATGAATTGCAGAAAGGAGAGCTTGATGGTGTCGGTCTGGGGCGAGAAATGGCCGAGAACCAGGAAATGGATGGCCCACACGAACGCCCCCACCAGTACCAGCAGGTCGCCCCAGGCCATGCCGAACGCGCCCTCGATGGTCAGGAAGTAGAGACCGGCGGCGGCCAGCACCGCCCCAACCCACACGGCGGCCGAAGGGCGATGCCCCACAAGCAACCCCAGCAGCGGCACGAGCACGACGTAGAGGCTGGTGATGAAGCCGGCCTTGCCCGCCGTGGTGAAGACGATGCCCGCCTGTTGCAGCGTGGCCCCGCCAAAGAGCAGCAGCCCGACCACCGCGCCGCCGCGCAGCAGCCGCCGGTCGCGCAGCGGGACGACAGCCAGGCCAACCCGTTGCCGCTGGCGGTCGAATAGCCCCATCAGCGGCAGCAAGACCAGGCCGCCCAGCAGGAAGCGCACGGCGTTGAAGGCGAACGGGCCGAGGTGGGCCATGCCCGTGCGCTGGGCGACGAAGGAAAAGCCCCAGATGAAGGCCGCCAGCAACAGGAGCAGATTGGCGCGCAGGCGCGGCGAGAGGGTAGCCATGTGGAGTGTGATTGATCAGGCGGGCGCGGCGAAGCGTTCCAGCAGGATGGCGTTCACCCGGTCGGCCGCCTCGTGCTGCACCCAATGGGTATTATCGGGCAGCCAAATCAGTTCGCCTTGGGCGCACAGGGCCGCGCTCTCCTCGGCCATGACGCTGCGCAGGGCAAAATCCTGCCTGCCCCAGATGATCGTCGTCGGCACGTGCACCTGCGGCGGCGGCCAATCCTGGGCCGCCGCGCGGGGGACGGCGCGATACCAGTTGAGCATGGCCGTCATGGCCCCCGGCTGCGACCAGGCGCGCCGGTAGTGGGCCAGCGCCTCGTCGGTGAACGTGCCCGGCAGGCTGGTGGCCCGCAAGGTGCGCGCCAGCAGCCGCCAGTTGAAAGCGCGCAGCCCCATTTCCGGCAGCCAGGGCAGTTGAAAGTAGAAGGCGTAGAGGCTGCGGGCCATCTGGCGGGGGTCACTCATCAGGTGGCGGCGGGAGACGACCGGATGGGGGACGTTGAGGATCGCCAGGTGGCGCAGCCGCTCCGGGGCCAGCAGGGCCACCGCCCAGGCGACCATCGCCCCCCAATCGTGGCCGGCCAGGTAGACCCGCTCCTGCCCCGTGGCGTCGATCAGGCCGATGACGTCGGCGGCCAACTTGTCCAGCGTATAGGCGGCGGCGCCGCGCGGCTTGTCGCTGAGATTGTAGCCGCGTTGGTCGGGCAGCCACACGCGGTAACCGGCCGCG is drawn from Candidatus Promineifilum breve and contains these coding sequences:
- a CDS encoding glycosyltransferase family 2 protein, producing MKSVVSSSPPVTVIIVAWNQLEKTLACLTTVAALDYPAVRVLLVDNGSEPPLAEAIAARFPTVEMLRLPTNLGFAGGYNAGLRRAMAGDGRYFLLLNNDTLVAPDVVTHLVAELETMPDVGLATAKIYYAAEPNRIWTVGANLNVFLDLKDGGQGQIDAGQWAAPRDVDFAPFCAILIRREVIAGVGLLDEAFFLYYEDMDYCRRARAVGWRIRLRPDAHVRHDVSASSGGRDSPMERYYMAESGGRYFRKHGRGPRLLLIVPFRLFSALKMTGHLLLAGKGEALRAYWRGLRVGWMGDGGRPTE
- a CDS encoding glycosyltransferase family 2 protein, which gives rise to MNVAIIIPSLNAPTLARALAALAAQTDTPDEIIVVGRDEAGTLAAFPTVRFIDTGAPVCAARARNLGMAAATGELLLLLDADCVPRPDWLARHRARHAAGETVVGGAVELRGSNYWAQSDNVSMFHEFVPGLPPGPRLLLPTLNLSLRREVFESVGGMDESFPGAAAEDADWTIRIRRGGRRLWFDPAAVVAHAPARTTPRDVVRHWRNLGHNAVRVRLRYPTEFGTPGGARRAWWWRLLSPLIAARVTAGVYAKRPLWPHWPSLPVVYATKIIYCLGAARAIDSGFATQ
- a CDS encoding ArnT family glycosyltransferase, which gives rise to METNPNPPRAVSGERGRRVPLASSRVISTALLGGVLALALLLRVWLLGHDLPYMHHPDEPSYVAIGQTIFKTGDLNPHFFAYPSLTFYLNALAHAPYYALGRALGVFAARTDILLPTSLVMGTNYAPMPTAVLLSRGVTVAAGVGAVLLVYLIGRRLTGRRAVGLTAALLLALSPTHVYHSRIVTPDAFVTFFALLTLLMAVHVFQGGRTWAYVAAGIAVGLTASAKYNGALVAVVVPAAHFLRVGWAGWRDYRLYLAGVLSVLAFAATTPYALLDYPAFLEGMRFEAQHYATGHTGMEGAPAGWYASFLWATTGPLVVLALVQIGRGLLARSRPILLLSAFPLTYFLFITRFTVRNDRTILPLLPFLFLLAAWLLLDTWAATRKLSPNARRWAAVAWGLALLILVAWPARQVAAFVGDLHAPQVRAEAALWLADHAPAGARIALESYAPYVDPARYDVTAVHELIENPPQWYVDEGFDYLIASSGLYGRYFMAPQEHPDEVALYNALFDRFPLIQRFDSGRLEIRIYRVTP
- a CDS encoding class I SAM-dependent rRNA methyltransferase, with translation MESPTITLTLKEGRDKPVRQRHPWIFSGAIARLTGQPAPGDLVTVADHRGQRLATAYYNAQSQIQARILSWNPDEPIDDDFWRGRLRQAIMGRASAGEQGSRGAGANELLTTDHRPLTTALRLVNAEADRLPGLVVDRYGDYLVMQCLTLGIDRRKEMITRLLVELLQPAGILERSDVDVRGKEGLRPLVELRYGEVPPEITIRENGFAFLVDVHHGHKTGFYLDQRDNRAIVGQPALMAGRDVLNVFAYTGAFGVYAAAAGARSVVQIDSSAPALEMAERHMALNNLARPEDEYIAGDAFEVLRYFRETGRQFDAVILDPPKFAHTQGQVDRAARGYKDLNWLALRLLRPEGVLATFSCSGLVSADLFQKIVFGAAVDAGRDAQIVQHLGQAADHPVLLSFPESAYLKGLLCRAL
- a CDS encoding DMT family transporter, yielding MRANLLLLLAAFIWGFSFVAQRTGMAHLGPFAFNAVRFLLGGLVLLPLMGLFDRQRQRVGLAVVPLRDRRLLRGGAVVGLLLFGGATLQQAGIVFTTAGKAGFITSLYVVLVPLLGLLVGHRPSAAVWVGAVLAAAGLYFLTIEGAFGMAWGDLLVLVGAFVWAIHFLVLGHFSPQTDTIKLSFLQFMVCAALSAVAALLFETSAIADFRAALIPILYSGILSVGLGYTLQVVALGNARPADAAILLSLEAVFAVFAGWLLLGEQLTSRAFLGCVLMLAGILISQLFGEAEAQGSRGAGEQG
- a CDS encoding alpha/beta fold hydrolase; the protein is MYPLEHHFIKTNGLTLHTVMAGPADGPVVILLHGFPEFWYGWRSQFPALAAAGYRVWLPDQRGYNLSDKPRGAAAYTLDKLAADVIGLIDATGQERVYLAGHDWGAMVAWAVALLAPERLRHLAILNVPHPVVSRRHLMSDPRQMARSLYAFYFQLPWLPEMGLRAFNWRLLARTLRATSLPGTFTDEALAHYRRAWSQPGAMTAMLNWYRAVPRAAAQDWPPPQVHVPTTIIWGRQDFALRSVMAEESAALCAQGELIWLPDNTHWVQHEAADRVNAILLERFAAPA